A stretch of the Glandiceps talaboti chromosome 23, keGlaTala1.1, whole genome shotgun sequence genome encodes the following:
- the LOC144453199 gene encoding uncharacterized protein LOC144453199, with the protein MDNEELVFSLYERDLNEAYQVLLYRLENNTLSDKDKFVVIDCLCQHGLVTLDEVMVEEDTEEHCIEYSTRSDCDVLVINENQNSLQTTIACESSDNISNERTLPDSKEHCINYSVISDDKGIHTNERSFVCKECGKSFTRSGDLKEHMRIHTNERPFLCTECGKTFSQSGALTVHMRIHRNERPFVCKECDKCFVKSCNLKVHMRRHTNERPFVCKECGKRFTHSGALTVHMRIHRNERPFVCKECDKCFVNSSNLKVHMRRHTNERPFVCKECGGCGYLVGNVHETIMIQIFY; encoded by the exons ATGGACAATGAAGAGTTGGTATTTAGTCTATATGAACGAGACTTGAATGAAGCATATCAAGTCTTACTTTATCGACTTGAGAATAATACACTCTCTGACAAAG ATAAATTCGTGGTAATAGATTGCCTTTGTCAACATGGTCTTGTTACATTGGATGAAGTCATGGTTGAAGAAGACACTGAGGAGcattgtatagagtatagtacAAGAAGTGACTGTGATGTGTTAGTGATTAATGAGAACCAAAATTCTCTACAAACTACAATTGCATGTGAAAGTAGTGATAATATTAGCAATGAAAGGACTCTACCAGACTCTAAGGAGCATTGTATAAACTATAGTGTTATAAGTGATGACAAAGGAATACACACCAATGAAAggtcatttgtatgtaaggagtgtggtaaaagttttactcgAAGTGGTGATTTGAAAgaacacatgagaatccatacaaatgaaagaccatttttATGTACGGAGTGTGGTAAAACTTTTTCTCAAAGTGGTGCTTTGacagtacacatgagaatccatcgaaatgaaagaccatttgtatgtaaggagtgtgataaatgttttgttaaaagttgtaatttgaaagtacacatgagacgccatacaaatgaaagaccatttgtatgtaaggagtgtggtaagcGTTTTACTCACAGTGGTGCTTTGacagtacacatgagaatccatcgaaatgaaagaccatttgtatgtaaggagtgtgataaatgttttgttaatagtagtaatttgaaagtacacatgagacgccatacaaatgaaagaccgtttgtatgtaaggagtgtg GTGGATGTGGATACCTTGTAGGAAATGTGCATGAAACTATCATGATCCAGattttttattag